The Homo sapiens chromosome 16, GRCh38.p14 Primary Assembly genome includes the window ACATAAAAAACAAGCCTTAAAGAGACATTTTTCTTACGCACATTGTGGTCCCAGAACCACCCATCAGTTTACCTGCGTACTTAGGTtaccatttttcttgtttttatcaggaaACCATCAACACAGGCCCTTTTGTGATGCGTTCCACGTGTAGGAGATGTGGTGGCCGCGGCTCCATCATCATATCGCCCTGTGTGGTCTGCAGGGGAGCAGGACAAGCCAAGCAGAAAAAGCGAGTGATGATCCCTGTGCCTGCAGGTGGGTGCTTGGGCCCGCCATGTCCAGGAGCTTGGAGAGGGCAGACAGGGTTGAGGCTACCACACCGTGTGGAGAGGGTGGACAGGGCCGAGGCCACTGCACTGAGTGTGAGTGGGCTCTTGGTAGAAGTTATGGTTGAGGCCCTGGAGCCCCAGGCTGGAGGAGGAACTGGAGTCTCCTTGAATCTTTCTGTTTCTGCCAGTTATCCTTAAAATTTACACTTTGCATGTCACAATGGGGAGAAGAGACCTGACGTGCCTACTCTGCTTCTTCCTGGTGAGGGAGCAGCTTCCAACCCCCgggctcctctcctctctcccctgtcTTAGTCACCGAAGCCATCATTGTCCCTGCTGCCACCCTATCTACATCAGCCCCACGGATCCCACCCCTCACTCCATGTCTACTGTTCCCTTGCCCAAAACtcactttctgctttcttttttcggTTAACTTTATTCATCTTGGAGATCCCAGCTTGAGTATCCCTTCCCTAGCTAGCCTCACACCCTCctccctgttcttttttttttcttttttgagacggagtctcgctctgtcacccaggctggagcgcagtggcccgatctcggcccactgcaagctctgcctcccaggctcatgccattctcctgcctcagcctcccaaggagctgggactacaggcacctgccaccacacccagctaattttttgtatttttagtagagacggggtttcatcgtgttagccaggatggtctcgatctcctgacctcgtgatccacccgcctcggcttcccaaagtgctgagattatagtcatgagccaccgcgcgtggCCTGCTTTACTGTTGTTTAGATGTCTGTTTCTCTAGAGTTGTGAGCATTTCCATTGAAGAGCATGTCTCTGTTTGTAGTTATGCATTAGTGCTATCGTTTGGTTAACACCCATCACcccagtgagaccatgaactcCCTGAGGTACTGCCTAGACCAAGCCTGAGGCAGGTGCTCAGTCATCAGGTGTCTGTGTTGCATCTCTGGAAGGTTACCCATGTGCCTCTTAGATAATGACATTGTTCCTCGTTAATAAGAAACAGGAGTGGGGAAGAAGCTGTGGGTTACAAGTGGATCTTGGGTGGAAAGTGCTGTGGGAGGTCTCACAATAActgctccctttcttttttttctttttcttttctttttttttttttttttaagacggagtctcgctctgttgccaggctggcgtgtagtggagtgatctcggctcactgcaacctccgcctcctgggttcaagcgattctctttcctcagcctcctgagtagctgggactacaggcgtgtgccaccacgcccagttaatttttagtagagaccaggtttcaccatgttggccaggatggtctcgatctcttgacgtcatgatctgcccgcctcggcctcccaaagtgctgggattacaggcgtgagccaccgcgtcctgcCTAACTTCTCCCTTTCTAATGTCCCTTGTAGGAGTCGAGGATGGCCAGACCGTGAGGATGCCTGTGGGAAAAAGGGAAATTTTCATTACGTTCAGGGTAGGTGCCCTGCCCCGCACAGCTTCTGTTGGGCCTTTCCTCTCTTCGGGTGGGTGTGGCTGAGGCTGCTCCCATGTAATCAAAGCTTCACAGGAACATGTCTCGCCATTCATGTTTCTGAGGGGCACAGTGGCCACCTAGATGTGGTTTTTAGCTGTTTGTTACCTTCAAGATTCTGTGCCTTGTGTGGAGAGAAGACAACTTCTTCAACATGCTAACAAGTTAGAAATACAGGTCACATAAAAATACAGGAAACATCTTGTGTTTTTATGATAAGATTGTTGATGAGGCAGTGAGTGTGAAAGTTACAATTTTACATACTGTATACAGGGGCAAACCTTGGTTTTCTGAGATGGTGGAAACATTAATGAAGACAATGCCTTCTACTGGCAATTGCCCTCCTATGTGTACACCTGAGAAAAACCCACACAAGCCTAGCAGGCGATAGGTACAAAGGGGTGCACAAGAGTCCTGTCCATGGTAGCAAGACACTGCCTTCCTCCAACAAGAGAATGGCTCAGTGAGCCGTGGTGGTCAGAGGCTGCTGCAGGGCAGTcggaaggaaagaatgagagcTGAACTCAAGGGATGCTCCAGGCGTTGCAGGTACAGACAGCAGGGATGGAAGGCAGCTTGCCAGTGGCTGTAGGGCCTCAGAGACCATCTGTGTAAAGTTTTAAAACCTGTGAGATGGCATTATGTATTATTTAGGGACACGGAAATACATAGTAAGTAGAAGCTTGTAGGAATGATAAATGTTAAAGTCAGGGTTGTGGTTAGCTGAGGAGGGCAAGACTCACCGGTGtttatgatgttttattttattttactttattttttgaggtggggtattgctttgttgcctaggatGAAATGCAGTggggcagtcttggctcactgtagcctcagactccctgggctcaggtgatcctcccacctcagcctcctgagtagctgggactacaggcacacgccaccaggcccggctgacttttgtatctttagtaaagatgaggtttcaccatgttgcccagggtggtctcaaaccccagggctcaaatgatccacccaccttggcctcccaaagtgctgggattacaggtatgagccactgcgcccggcctgtgatattttgttacctCCACTGGGTTGTGGGTATGACATGCTTGTTATATTATTtactcttcccttttttttcttttttttttctggaaagagagtcttgctctgttgcccagtctggagtgcagtggcatgatctcagctcactgcaacctccacctcccaggttcaagcgattctcttgcctcagcctcctgagtagctgggactacaggcatgcgccactacacccaggtaatttttgtatttttagtagagatggggtttcaccatgttggcaggctggtctcgaattcctgacctcaggtgatccacccaccttagccttccaaagtgctgggattacaagcgtgagccaccacggctggcctaTACTTTCTAataaagtaagatttttttttttttttttttgaggtggagtctcgctctgttgctcaggctggagtgcagtggtgtgatctctgttcaGTGCAAacttcatctcccaggttcaagtggatcttctgcctcagcctcctgagtagctgggattacaggggcccgccaccacacctggttaatttttgtatttttagtagagacaaggtttcaccatgttggtcagtctggtctcaaactcctgacctcaggtgatccactcaccttggcctcccaaagtgctgggattacaggtgtgtgccactgtgcctggctaaagtaagattaaaaaaaaaaaatcaaaagccagttttacatttttgtttcccTTCACGATTGAATGGCTTGATCTGAGACTGAGGAAATCCAGGCACGCTTCCATTTCGGCATTTCAAGTGTGTAGAACATTGCAGTGTTGAAATATGTAGAACATGTCATTCCTGGGCCTGGGATGGTGTCTCCTTGTTGGAAGGACAGTTCTTTCCCTCAACACTGCACTTTATGTATGGAAGGGGTGTGTAGTTTGTCAGGTCTGAGCTTGGGCCTGGCCAGGCATGCAGCTGGTGTTTAGTCTGCAGTGGACTTATCTTCACATGCATCTGTCATGTTTGGCCTTAGGTGCAGAAAAGCCCTGTGTTCCGGAGGGACGGCGCAGACATCCACTCCGACCTCTTTATTTCTATAGCTCAGGCTCTTCTTGGGGGTACAGCCAGAGCCCAGGGCCTGTACGAGACGATCAACGTGACGGTAAGAGGGTGTGAGAACACCTTTGTCACCCCTGTACTTTATTGCTCTTTTTCTGAAATGGAAAAGAACTGACCAGTGGCCTGGAACCCATGAGTGACCAGCATGTGGGGGGGCACTCACAGGGGAGGACATGAGGAATTTTAGGCTGCTCCTTGAGTGTGGACCACAAGCCACAGGCCTTGAGTCTATAATCGCATGGGAAGCAGTTCCTGGCTGGCATCACTCCCACACTGGTTAGCGGGGCCTGGGAACTGGGCGCATTCAGGACACAGAAGGGTTCACCCTGGGTTGTGCTCTCTGCACTTGCTTCTGTCCAGTGTCTGGCTCCAAGAGCAGAAGACTCGGGCGGTGCATATCCCTTTTGCCACAGTGATGGCTGCCTGTGTGCTGCCAGCACCTGTCCCCCACCTCTCTCTTGACCTGCCCCTCCAGCTCTTCCCACCTCCAGGCCACATCATTCTCTGTATTCGCCTCAGAACCTTCTCCAGCTTCTTTGTGGGGAACCTTGGGGTAACCTCCATGAAGGAGGTGGGCATTTTGGGCCAAGGCTTTCTCCTCCATCTGGGGGCTATTCCCTGGCTTCTCCAGGGTCCTGTGGTTCCAAGGGCCAGGGAGCGACCTCAGCCACGCACCCTGTATTGGCTTTTCCTGCTTTGCTCCCTCActcctgcttcctgggctcacTTGCCCAAACTCTTGCCCCCTCATCCTAGTCACAGGCTCTGCTCTGGGCAGACCCAACTTAGCTCATTTCCATGTGCTTGTGGGCGGGCTTGGCCCAGAAACCCAAGtggtggttctttttttttttttgagatggagtctcgctttgtcgtcaggtgcacgccaccacacctggctaattttttgtattttagtagagacagggtttcaccgtatttcccaggctggtcttcaactcctgatctcaggcagttcacccgcctcggcctcccaaagtgctgggattaaaaggcgtgagccactgcgcccagcccagtggcagttcttttttttttttttttttttttttgagacagagtcttgctctgtcgccaggctggagtgcagtagcgcgatcttggctcgtggcaatctccgcctcccaggttcaagcgattcccacctcagcctcctgagtacctgggcctacaagcacgcgccaccatgcctggctaattttttgtattttagtagcgatggggtttcaccatgttggccaggaaggtctcaatcacctgacctcgtgatctgcctgcctcagccccccaaagtgctgggattacaggcatgagccactgcgcccggcctttttttttacCCACCCCCTCCACCACCGCTCtgccgagacagagtcttgctctgtcagccagagctggagtgcaatggcacaatcttggctcactgcaacctccgcctcccgggttcaagcaattctcctacctcagcctcctgagtagctgagattacaggtgcacgttaccatgccctgctgatttttgtatttttagtagagacggggtttcatcatgttggccaggcaggtcttgaactcctgacctcgtgatcagcctgcctcgacctcccaaagtgatgggagcGTGAGCCAGTGGTAGTTCTTTTCAAGGAATTCCTATCAAGATTGTCTTCATGTAgtgaaaactttttatttgagCAACTGGGGACCAGGGGAAAccacagattttctttctttatagatCCCCCCTGGGACTCAGACAGACCAGAAGATTCGGATGGGTGGGAAAGGCATCCCCCGGATTAACAGCTACGGCTACGGAGACCACTACATCCACATCAAGATACGAGTTCCAAAGTAAGTGCCCCCTAGGCTGTGGCCAAGCCCGCCTGGTCCTGCGGTGGCACTGCCCTTGGAGCTCTGTGGCTTGGGCAGGTTACTGCTCCCTGTAAGTCAGGTGGTTCCTGCCCGAGTTATCTGTCTGTAAAGTGGACATAGTAGAATggtcaacttctttttttttgagatggagtctcgctgtgtcccccaggctg containing:
- the DNAJA3 gene encoding dnaJ homolog subfamily A member 3, mitochondrial isoform 3 (isoform 3 is encoded by transcript variant 3), translating into MAEPQAERPRLCVFPDLLRPPSAADIETWCQPYRKIFGEFSSSSFGDFQTVFDQPQEYFMELTFNQAAKGVNKEFTVNIMDTCERCNGKGNEPGTKVQHCHYCGGSGMETINTGPFVMRSTCRRCGGRGSIIISPCVVCRGAGQAKQKKRVMIPVPAGVEDGQTVRMPVGKREIFITFRVQKSPVFRRDGADIHSDLFISIAQALLGGTARAQGLYETINVTIPPGTQTDQKIRMGGKGIPRINSYGYGDHYIHIKIRVPKRLTSRQQSLILSYAEDETDVEGTVNGVTLTSSGKRSTGN